The nucleotide sequence CAACAAGAAGACGCGTATCATTCCCCGGCACCTTCAGCTGGCTATCCGCAACGACGAAGAACTGAACAAGctgctgggcaaagtcaccatcGCCCAGGGTGGCGTTCTGCCCAACATTCAGGCCGTGCTGTTGCCCAAGAAGACCGAGAGCCACCACAAAGCCAAGGGCAAGTAAAGGCCTCATGAGGGATAACCGAAACCAAAGGCTCTTTTCAGAGCCACCCAACTGTTTCAGCGAAAAAAGCTGTTAACGAGGCGGCGTGTCCCCAACTTTTCTTCATGGTGTTATAGCTTCCACAATGGAAGCTTTCTGAGGGGCTGGGGTGTAGTGGGCAGAATGGCAGGGTTATCTTTCGAGTTTCAGAGAATCAGAAATGCTGCTTGGCCTCAGTACCCCCTACCTAGCCTTCAAAGTACAGAAAAGTTTCGCGAGGTGGCGGAGCTTGCCTCCCGGTTTGTCTCCCGGTTCCGAGCAAGTGGAATCGGACGCCCCGTGAAGCCCCGTAAGTGTAGGTGTGTAGTTAAGGTATTTTAGCTAGACTGCGCTTCCGGTGGCCCAGCTCCTTCAGTTGAGATTAGTTGATTGGATGGCCAGTCTTGGCTGTCCAGGAGTTGCGGGCAAGAGTGGACCGGAAAGGAGGGTAGGAAATTCACAGGAGCGTCCACGATACGGGGCAGACCAGGGGTGTTGCTGGGcgtcccgtcccccccccccccaaatgagcGCGGGTTTCCCAGGGAACCTGCCTGTGAATAAAGGAGCGTTTAAGTGACACGTTATGGCTCAAGGAGTGTTTTTGACCCGATGTTTTGTGAGGCATTACGGTTCATAGCATGGCCTTTCCCGAGGTAAAGGGTGCTTGCGAGCTAGCGGCCGGCTGCAACAAAGTACTGCCCCAGGTCCCCGTAGTGTGAGGAAATCTGACCGCTAGCAAGGAGCCCGGCACCAGTGTAGAGCTGCGGAAGGCCCACCGCTAGCCCAAGTGTGCCGAGCCACTGGTTCGCAAGATATATTGCGAGAACTGGAGAGGACTTAAGAAGCGTGTGTTGCTGGGTGCCTGCAAACAGAGGTATGCCCTGTTCTTCCACGTTGCACGCCCCTCCCCACGCGCGCAGTCCCGGCGCCGCCCCCCAAGTAGCAAGTACGCCGGGTAGAGGAATGCGAGTGTTATTAGCCCTTTCTCGGAGACTGTGGGGTGGCTCTGAAAAGAGCCTTTGAGGCTTCTGAAAGCGGAATTTTTCCGTAGcacccttcatttcttctttggcgCTGCCTTCTTAGGCTTAGCTGCCTTCGGCTTAGCCCCCTTGGGCTTGACCAGCTTGGCCTTAGCGGGGCTCTTGGCCACTTTCTTCGGCTTAGCGGCTTTGGGCTTCTTGGGGCTCTTGGTCGCCTTTTTGGCTCCCACCGCGGCCGGCTTCTTGACCTTCTTCGGCGTCTTCTTAACGCTTTTCTTGGCAGCTGCTGCCCCTGCCGCCTTCTTCGGTTTCTTGGCTGCAGCACCAGCAGGCTTCTTAGCCTTGGCTGCAGCGGTCTTCTTTCCCTTAGCTTTGCCCTCGCCAGCAGAGGCCGCCTTCTTGTTGAGCTTGAAGGAACCGGAAGCACCGGTGCCTTTGGTCTGCACCAAAGTGCCCTTGCTCACCAAGCTCTTGAGCCCCAGCTTGATGCGGCTGTTGTTCTTCTCCACATCGTAGCCGGCGGCCGCCAGCGCCTTCTTCAGGGCAGCTAGGGACACGCCGCTGCGCTCTTTGGAGGCTTCCACCGCCTTGGTGATCAGCTCCGACACCGAGGGTCCTGCGGCCTTGCGCCGGGCCCCTCCGGACCCGGCAGGCTTCTTAGACTTCTTCTTAACCGGAGTTTTTTCAGCCGGCGCGGGGGCTGGAGCGGCCGGGGCGGCGGGTGCAGTCTCGGACATGGCTTTCCGCTCTGACCGTACCAAATAGCGAACACGCAAACCTAAGGACACACAGACCACCACGGTCTCTATAGCCGGGAACACTGGACCTgggagtatatatagacaagGGAGTCGTGCTGTGATTGGTGCGCTGTGCAACCCGCCTTCTCAGCCACTTACAGCCACTCGGCTCTCCTTCACGGTTGTGTTTCTTACCcctgaaaaaaagggaaaaatacaaaaattcccGGCACGCAATCCAGCTATTTCTACCCGAATCTGAAGCGAGAAGACTCGGGGTTCGTGTGCCGCTCAGCTTCTCTCTGCAACCTCAAAAACTGCACTCggagcctttcctaatctccctaaCTCCCCACAAAACTCAGGTCAAATGGAGACAACTCCCTGTGTTTCCTTTAAATTCGAAAGTTGCCCTTTTACTCCCGCTGGCCTTTCCTCCACAGTATACTTATGCACACACTTGACTTCTCATTTATTCAAAAACGGAAAAAATTCTCTTCACTTTTACATCGAAATCCTGTTTCTCAGTGAAGGAAGTAACACAGGCTCTTCCGCGATTTCGGCATAGGGATTCATGGGAATGAGATGCCGCAAGGATTTCGCATCCAGGACAGGCAGCTGCCTTCAGGACATAGGGAGCTTTGGAAGATCCTTGGGCCGCTAACTGGAGGGAGTAAAATGTCATCTTTTCAATTTCCAGCCGTTTAGTACCTGAGAAAGGCCTAGATTTTGAGGGGGGCGGGTCgatggtgggaaggggagggagtgctggggcgggggtggagggttggggggcgggggggggggtgtaggGAGACGACCACACAACCGTGCTGCTTCCTTAATTCCCTTCCAttcaactccaaaaaaaaaaaaaaatcccagaatctAGGATTTGGAATGGATCCCAGGTGCCACCTAATCCAAACTGCTACCTGGGTAAGAATTCACACTGCTCAACATACCCCAATAAGTGCCCATATGCAGCCCGGGAAGGGGGGAAATCCCTTCTTTCCGGGGAGAAGGATCATCCACAGAAAGCAGCTCGTTGCAATTAATGACAGCCCTAAACGGTTAAGAAGCTTTCCCTCCCAACAAAAGCCAACACCTGCTTCTATGCACCACAAGGAGCGTAATTATTCCTTGAAACATCCAGGAGTTCAAAGGAGGATGTAGGCAGCTATCCTGTGCCACCAGATTTCCCTTCCCCTGCCGCATTTCCCTGGATGCCTCacacccctcctcccttttcaccCAGTcgttcccccaccccaccctctccagcacacacacatacatacagccTTTAAGCTAAACGActtttttcccccccaaaaacAACTCTAGGCCCATGCACCTCCTCTTGACCACTTTCAGCTTatcaatgaccttcctaaaatgtgtcaccccgaactgaacacagtactccagaagTGGTCTAGAATAGACTCTATTCCTGTGTGGACACAGCCTCCTTAGTTTTTCTGGCTTCCATAGCTCATGGCTGAATCCTCTGCAGCTCCCTACAGTCCTCTTAGGTCCCCACATTCTTCTCGCAGGAACTGCCACCCAGCCAAGGTTTCCATCGCCTATTTGTAAAATcggttttttgaacccaagtgtatgAGACTTGTTGTTTTCCCCTATTGATGAGCCCCTCATTCGATTCACACTGCCGCTCTCGGCAGTGCAGGGCTGTTGGGATCCTGATGCTGACATCCAACACATTAGTTAACTAGCTTTCCCTCATCTGAAAATCTTCCCTTTCCTGAATCTGTGCCCCAACCATTGGTCTTAGatcttcttctctttctgaacATTGCTAAAAATAAACCCCATTTTGGTGTTCTTAACTTTCATTCAATGCCATAATTCAATCTGAACTTCAGCACTCCTGACACCATTGTCATACAATCGGGGCATACAACACTGCTCGATTTCATCttctgtaccttttttttttttttttaattctaagatCATCAGTGAGTTCCCTCCGCATACATACTAGTCCTTCCTGAcaactccctcttttcttcctcgtTGGAGTTAGGCCTCTCCCGCATCTTCAGGAATTTCAATCTTGGGAGCTGCTGGTTCCTTCTAGGCTCACTTcccctctgaagaactttaggCCAAGGGGTCTCATCCATCCTTTCTTTCAACCCTTTTGCAATCTTCTCTCTCAAAATCCAAGGCCCACATAAGACTGTGCCTggcttttctctcctttgctaTCACCAGTTCTTGGGGTCCCAGTATCCCCACCAAAGTTCCTAGCATTCCTctgcccttccccacctccagtcTCCACAGCAACCAGATCCTTCTTGGCTCCAGAAAAGCAATCCCCCTGGTTGCTTCGACCACCCTTTGAGGTGTGAAATAATCACTAAAGGgagtcaagaaattattagccACTCTGATTCAGTCAGAGGAACAGAACCCCAGCATATATCTGGAAGTCTCCAGtcacaaagatagatagatagaagatagatagatagatagatagatagatagatagatagatagatagatagatggatggatggatagacggacagacagacagaaataaaaaGTTACCCCTGACATTGGTGATCTTTCCACGGGGGGAAGGGTGCAGATGAAGGATAGAGACCCATTGAGTTCGAGGAAAATAATCAGCctgaaaagataaatgagaactaaattgtgaagagctttaacgGCCAAACGGAGGAGTTTTGTCTTTGTCCTAGAAGCAGTAAGGAGTCACTGACGTTTCTTCGGCGGGAGAGGGACATATGGTCAAGTGTGGATTTTACTATTATTAATTGGGCAGcctagagaaggaagaaactgcTATGTGCAGGGAGAGCCGTCATGAGACTGTCGCAGTAGTTGCAGAGACACGATGAGCGGTCGTGGTGGGCTTCTTGTGAATGATGTTAAAGGGGTAGATAGACTAGGCCAAGCTTGACAATCGACTAGATGTGTgtgggagttgggggggaggggtgctgcTCTGGATTTTGACATTTGTAGTGTTCCTAGCGGTAGGcgtggcggggagggggagggcaggaggcCTCGGAGTTGAGGGGAAGGTTCAAAGGGCTACCTTCCGGCATCTCCCGAGCACGGGCCTTACCCCGCTCCCCCAACTCAATTCCCCCTCcatctttaaaaaggaaagcaacGATTGTACCAGGTGGCAGTGAGGGTAGGAGAGAGCGAGGGAGGAGCCGATGACAATCCTACTGTCTCAGAGACCTATCTGAACCCATCGCTCCAACTACTTTGTAGTCTCGTTCGTTTGTACGCGCAGTCCCTAGGTATTGTCATTACGTGACAACGACAGGCACGGGGCTTGCAGGGCTTTTATTCAGCAAGACaactttctcattaaaaaaatgtgtggggggagggagtctTTGAAAAAACTAACCCCCCACCAATCATAGACTCCCACTACATCTTTCCAAAACGGCAACGCAAAGCGTGCAAAAGAGAAACTCAAAGGGAACACAATATCACTACAGAACTGAACCGAAATGAAGGGCCGGGGTCTCCAGGAACGAAACAACTTATAAAAAATCGGAACAGATTGCTCTAAGGTTTCCCTCCTCTCAGCAACGAGCAAGCGGCAGATTAGCCCTTTCAGGGTGGAGctcactctttctttccctttcgcCCTCTCCCGCCTCCTATCTGCCCCGCCCCCTGGCCTCtttcctgttctcaaagaggtccGGCGGCGGGATAGGCCGCTCCCTATATATACCGTGGCTGCAGGCGGTTGGGTACCGAGTTAGCTCGTCTTTGCGTGCTTCGCTATGTCTGGCCGTGGCAAGGGAGGGAAAGGGCTTGGAAAGGGGGGTGCCAAGCGGCACAGGAAGGTGCTCCGGGATAACATCCAGGGCATCACCAAGCCTGCCATCCGCCGCCTGGCTCGACGCGGTGGCGTTAAGCGTATTTCGGGGCTCATCTACGAGGAGACCCGCGGGGTGCTTAAGGTGTTCTTGGAGAACGTGATCCGCGACGCCGTCACCTACACGGAGCACGCCAAGAGGAAGACCGTCACCGCCATGGACGTGGTGTATGCGCTCAAACGCCAGGGCCGCACACTGTACGGCTTCGGTGGCTAAGCCGCCGGCCTAGTGCTCCCTGTCGTATACTGCGTGCTTCCCGGGCACCTACCAAAAAAAAGGCCCTTTTTAGGGCCGCCCATCTTGTCACTGGAGAGTTGTGCTACGCTTTGAGCCTTTCCCGAAGCCCCCGAGTGGCTTTCTAAGTTTCCGGGGAGCATCTTGGGTGTTAGTGCGGGGTCGGCCGCGTGTGAAGATTGTACAGGGAAGGCCAAATTTTCGGTGGGTCCGGGAGAGGAAGGGTTAATGTGCTGGGTGCTGGTATCATGCCCTCGCAATACATTTTAACTGCACAGGGAAGGACACCAGCCAAGCAGAAAGCTGTTGCTCCCTGGGAAGAAGCTAGCGCggcgggagggggggggggcgacCCACAACCCCTGAATAAATTACCTCTCCGCGGATGCTGTAAGGGGACCGCCCGGCTGCTTTGCGGGAACAGCGCCGGGTTGACGTGAGTTTGACGCCCAACCCCACGGCCGGATTCCTCTTGGTGGGAACGGCACCTCTGGGTCGGCCTGGACCCAGGAGCTGCTGCGCAATGCAGCCCTCC is from Trichosurus vulpecula isolate mTriVul1 chromosome 7, mTriVul1.pri, whole genome shotgun sequence and encodes:
- the LOC118856837 gene encoding histone H1.4-like, which encodes MSETAPAAPAAPAPAPAEKTPVKKKSKKPAGSGGARRKAAGPSVSELITKAVEASKERSGVSLAALKKALAAAGYDVEKNNSRIKLGLKSLVSKGTLVQTKGTGASGSFKLNKKAASAGEGKAKGKKTAAAKAKKPAGAAAKKPKKAAGAAAAKKSVKKTPKKVKKPAAVGAKKATKSPKKPKAAKPKKVAKSPAKAKLVKPKGAKPKAAKPKKAAPKKK